The proteins below are encoded in one region of Streptomyces marianii:
- the guaA gene encoding glutamine-hydrolyzing GMP synthase yields MSPASPAAAPDVTNPDVVLVVDFGAQYAQLIARRVREARVYSEIVPSTMPVQEMLARNPAAIILSGGPSSVYAEGAPRLDRALFEAGVPVFGMCYGFQLMAQTLGGTVDNSGAREYGRTDLHVSKAGSTLFEGTPAEQQVWMSHGDACSAAPEGFTVTASTAVVPVAAFENDEKKLYGVQHHPEVMHSTYGQQVLEHFLYRGAGIEPTWTTGNVIEEQSAAIRAQVGDKRAICGLSGGVDSAVAAALVQKAIGSQLTCVYVDHGLMRKGETEQVEKDFVAATGVSLKVVDAEQRFLDALAGVSDPEEKRKIIGREFIRVFEQAQAEIVAEAAGEHGEQPVQFLVQGTLYPDVVESGGGTGTANIKSHHNVGGLPEDLEFELIEPLRKLFKDEVRMVGQELGLPEEIVQRQPFPGPGLGIRIVGEVTKERLDLLREADAIAREELTAAGLDRDIWQCPVVLLADVRSVGVQGDGRTYGHPIVLRPVSSEDAMTADWTRMPYDVLAKISTRITNEVADVNRVVLDVTSKPPGTIEWE; encoded by the coding sequence GTGTCACCTGCGTCCCCCGCTGCCGCGCCCGACGTCACCAACCCGGACGTGGTCCTCGTTGTCGACTTCGGCGCCCAGTACGCCCAGCTCATCGCCCGCCGCGTCCGTGAGGCGCGCGTGTACAGCGAGATCGTCCCGTCCACCATGCCGGTGCAGGAGATGCTGGCCAGGAACCCTGCGGCGATCATCCTCTCCGGCGGCCCGTCCTCCGTGTACGCGGAGGGTGCCCCGCGCCTCGACCGTGCGCTGTTCGAGGCCGGCGTCCCCGTCTTCGGCATGTGCTACGGGTTCCAGTTGATGGCGCAGACACTCGGCGGCACCGTCGACAACTCCGGCGCCCGTGAGTACGGCCGTACCGATCTGCACGTCAGCAAGGCCGGCTCGACGCTCTTCGAGGGCACCCCGGCCGAGCAGCAGGTCTGGATGTCGCACGGCGACGCCTGCTCCGCTGCTCCCGAGGGCTTCACCGTCACCGCCTCCACGGCCGTCGTGCCCGTGGCCGCGTTCGAGAACGACGAGAAGAAGCTCTACGGCGTCCAGCACCACCCCGAGGTGATGCACTCCACCTACGGCCAGCAGGTCCTGGAACACTTCCTCTACCGCGGCGCGGGCATCGAGCCGACGTGGACGACGGGCAACGTGATCGAGGAGCAGTCCGCCGCGATCCGTGCGCAGGTCGGCGACAAGCGTGCCATCTGCGGACTGTCCGGCGGCGTCGACTCCGCCGTCGCGGCCGCGCTCGTGCAGAAGGCCATCGGCTCCCAGCTGACCTGCGTGTACGTCGACCACGGCCTGATGCGCAAGGGCGAGACCGAGCAGGTGGAGAAGGACTTCGTCGCCGCGACCGGCGTCTCCCTGAAGGTCGTCGACGCCGAGCAGCGCTTCCTCGACGCGCTCGCCGGGGTCTCCGACCCCGAGGAGAAGCGGAAGATCATCGGCCGGGAGTTCATCCGGGTCTTCGAGCAGGCGCAGGCCGAGATCGTCGCCGAGGCCGCCGGTGAGCACGGCGAGCAGCCGGTGCAGTTCCTGGTCCAGGGCACGCTCTACCCGGACGTGGTGGAGTCCGGCGGAGGCACGGGCACGGCGAACATCAAGTCGCACCACAACGTCGGCGGTCTCCCCGAGGACCTCGAGTTCGAGCTGATCGAGCCGCTGCGGAAGCTGTTCAAGGACGAGGTCCGGATGGTCGGCCAGGAGCTGGGCCTGCCGGAGGAGATCGTCCAGCGCCAGCCCTTCCCGGGCCCCGGTCTCGGCATCCGTATCGTCGGCGAGGTCACCAAGGAGCGCCTGGACCTGCTGCGCGAGGCCGACGCGATCGCCCGCGAGGAGCTGACCGCCGCCGGTCTCGACCGCGACATCTGGCAGTGCCCGGTGGTCCTGCTCGCGGACGTCCGCTCCGTCGGCGTCCAGGGCGACGGCCGCACCTACGGCCACCCGATCGTGCTCCGCCCGGTCTCGTCCGAGGACGCGATGACGGCGGACTGGACGCGGATGCCGTACGACGTCCTGGCGAAGATCTCGACCCGTATCACCAACGAGGTCGCCGACGTGAACCGCGTCGTTCTCGACGTGACGTCGAAGCCGCCGGGCACCATCGAGTGGGAGTGA
- a CDS encoding chorismate mutase produces MPATDTAARPDTGARTDEAADLINGARDRIDSLDDRIIGLIQERMAVSAVIQEARITSGGRRVNLSREMEVLGHYREALGRPGTALAMTLLELCRGRV; encoded by the coding sequence GTGCCCGCCACCGACACCGCAGCCCGTCCCGACACCGGCGCCCGCACCGACGAGGCCGCGGACCTGATCAACGGCGCCCGCGACCGCATCGACTCCCTCGACGACCGGATCATCGGGCTGATCCAGGAACGGATGGCCGTCTCGGCCGTCATCCAGGAGGCCCGGATCACGTCCGGGGGCCGCCGGGTGAACCTCTCGCGCGAGATGGAGGTGCTCGGTCACTACAGGGAGGCGCTCGGCAGGCCGGGGACGGCGCTGGCGATGACGTTGCTGGAGCTGTGCCGCGGCCGCGTCTGA
- a CDS encoding LPXTG cell wall anchor domain-containing protein, with protein sequence MKLRRAMAVAAATAVIAPAAFLAAPAAYATDGTTSTTSTAGSTGDTETPTTEDDAAKTETPSAEDDANNAENPAAEEDTAKDDATEEDTSEDDAAKDDAAKDDASEDDAAKDDAGKDDAAKDENADEQPGDDEEFLPYCEEVDENFEERALDVQISGLPGKIVAGSAPEEFNLTITNRSETDLKQVAFYAEVENYEYEDADKFLSKYVDLEFKLPGTNEWVGIGNEERAGDYFWGVETMKSQDFVKIDLRLTIDKNAPAGDSYSFGSGGYLGDVKGQECIAENAGQVVDFVVLKPGSSNENPGEAKPGDQKPGDKGPDTKPQGEIKEIPVTGSLAETGSSSVLPAIGIAGGIAVAAGAGVVFAMKRRKGDAIA encoded by the coding sequence ATGAAGCTTCGCCGCGCTATGGCCGTCGCTGCCGCGACCGCCGTCATAGCCCCTGCCGCCTTCCTGGCGGCGCCGGCCGCCTATGCGACCGACGGCACCACCAGCACGACCTCCACCGCCGGCTCAACTGGTGACACGGAGACCCCGACAACGGAGGACGACGCGGCGAAGACCGAGACGCCCTCCGCTGAGGACGACGCGAACAACGCCGAGAACCCGGCCGCGGAAGAGGACACGGCCAAGGACGACGCCACCGAGGAGGACACCTCCGAGGACGACGCGGCCAAGGACGACGCGGCCAAGGACGACGCCTCCGAGGACGACGCGGCCAAGGACGACGCCGGCAAGGACGACGCGGCGAAGGACGAGAACGCCGACGAGCAGCCGGGCGACGACGAGGAGTTCCTGCCGTACTGCGAGGAGGTCGACGAGAACTTCGAGGAGAGGGCTCTCGACGTCCAGATCTCCGGCCTGCCCGGCAAGATCGTCGCGGGCAGCGCCCCCGAGGAGTTCAACCTCACCATCACGAACAGGTCGGAGACCGACCTCAAGCAGGTCGCTTTCTACGCCGAGGTTGAGAACTACGAGTACGAGGACGCGGACAAGTTCCTCAGCAAGTACGTCGACCTGGAGTTCAAGCTTCCCGGCACCAACGAATGGGTTGGCATCGGGAACGAGGAGCGGGCCGGCGACTACTTCTGGGGCGTCGAGACCATGAAGTCCCAGGACTTCGTGAAGATCGACCTGCGTCTCACCATCGACAAGAACGCTCCGGCAGGCGACAGCTACTCCTTCGGCTCGGGCGGCTACCTCGGTGACGTCAAGGGCCAGGAGTGCATCGCCGAGAACGCGGGCCAGGTCGTGGACTTCGTCGTCCTGAAGCCGGGCTCCTCGAACGAGAACCCGGGCGAGGCCAAGCCGGGCGACCAGAAGCCCGGGGACAAGGGTCCCGACACCAAGCCGCAGGGTGAGATCAAGGAGATCCCCGTCACCGGCAGCCTCGCCGAGACCGGTTCCTCCTCCGTGCTCCCGGCCATCGGCATCGCCGGCGGTATCGCCGTCGCCGCCGGCGCCGGTGTCGTCTTCGCGATGAAGCGCCGCAAGGGCGACGCCATCGCGTAA
- a CDS encoding class II aldolase/adducin family protein → MTDMPEPIPAERLHFAMPPVHESVADERAYRKQRLAGALRLFARFGYEEGVAGHISVRDPEAPDCFWVNPFGEPFATMTAGRLILVNGDGQVVLGTRHVNQAAFAVHSAVHRARPETVAVVHSHSVHGRALAALGELLDPISQEACAFYQDHALYDAYTGVTVDAAEGRRVAAALGPYKAVILRNHGLLTVGDSVDAAAWWFVSMERCAQVQLSARAAGKPVPIDHRDALATREQLGGDLVAWISYQPLWRRIAAEEPELMS, encoded by the coding sequence ATGACCGACATGCCGGAGCCGATACCCGCCGAGCGGCTGCACTTCGCCATGCCGCCCGTGCACGAGTCCGTGGCGGATGAACGTGCATACCGGAAGCAGCGGCTGGCCGGCGCGCTGCGGCTGTTCGCCCGGTTCGGGTACGAGGAGGGCGTCGCCGGGCACATCAGCGTGCGCGACCCGGAGGCGCCGGACTGCTTCTGGGTCAACCCGTTCGGGGAGCCGTTCGCCACGATGACGGCAGGCAGGCTGATCCTGGTCAACGGGGACGGACAGGTCGTCCTCGGCACCCGGCACGTCAACCAGGCCGCGTTCGCCGTGCACTCCGCGGTGCACCGGGCCCGGCCCGAGACCGTCGCCGTCGTGCACAGCCACTCCGTCCACGGCCGGGCGCTGGCCGCGCTCGGTGAACTGCTGGACCCGATCTCCCAGGAGGCGTGCGCCTTCTACCAGGACCACGCACTGTACGACGCCTACACGGGCGTCACCGTCGACGCGGCGGAGGGCAGGCGCGTCGCGGCCGCCCTCGGCCCGTACAAGGCGGTCATCCTGCGCAACCACGGGCTCCTCACGGTTGGGGACTCCGTCGACGCGGCGGCCTGGTGGTTCGTCTCCATGGAGCGCTGCGCGCAGGTGCAGCTGAGCGCCCGGGCCGCCGGGAAGCCGGTGCCCATCGACCACCGCGACGCACTCGCCACCCGTGAGCAGCTCGGCGGCGATCTCGTCGCATGGATCAGCTACCAGCCCCTGTGGCGTCGGATCGCCGCCGAAGAACCCGAACTCATGTCGTAG
- a CDS encoding serine/threonine-protein kinase, which produces MEHAQSAGTAAGLLLAGRYRLTESIGRGGMGKVWRAQDEVLHRTVAVKELTAGLYVSEADRTVLHARTQKEARAAARISHPNVVTVHDVLEYDGRPWIVMQYVDGPSLADAAKESGRIQPAEAARIGLHVLGALRAAHAAGVLHRDVKPGNVLLASDGRVLLTDFGIAAIEGDSTITRTGELVGSIDYLAPERVRGSDPGPASDLWSLGATLYSAVEGNSPFRRTSPLSTMQAVVTEEHPPAPHAGALEPVISALLRKEPEHRPPADEAERMLLEAVEGRRPRAAQAYVPTRAVEPEARWAATAPLTGPTPAPVPATSAPKRSGVWRRALLVAVLAAVAGGGAGFLALRYGTGGGSPTTDDAGFSAPSAGSTPKPADGEKWRRVRDPEGFSLLVPEGWARQRNGDQIDYTPDNGRRLIRISIDATPDFENPYMHMLDVEKTVRKRLPEYERVRLDQNTFRDQENSALWEFTWTETKNNAGERRAIDQVYYGDDGTEYALYMSSPAEEWATTRQHFDRMVQSFAPSAG; this is translated from the coding sequence GTGGAACACGCACAGAGCGCGGGTACGGCAGCGGGACTTCTGCTGGCAGGCCGGTACCGACTGACCGAGAGCATCGGTCGCGGAGGCATGGGCAAGGTCTGGCGCGCGCAGGATGAAGTCCTCCACCGGACGGTCGCCGTCAAGGAACTGACCGCCGGTCTGTACGTGTCCGAGGCGGACCGCACGGTGCTGCACGCGCGCACGCAGAAGGAGGCCCGCGCCGCCGCCCGGATCAGCCACCCCAACGTTGTCACCGTCCACGACGTACTGGAGTACGACGGCCGGCCGTGGATCGTGATGCAGTACGTCGACGGGCCGTCACTCGCCGACGCGGCCAAGGAGTCCGGCCGTATCCAGCCGGCCGAGGCAGCCCGGATCGGGCTGCACGTCCTCGGGGCCCTGCGCGCCGCGCACGCCGCCGGGGTGCTGCACCGCGACGTCAAGCCCGGCAACGTGCTGCTCGCCTCCGACGGGCGGGTCCTCCTCACCGACTTCGGCATCGCCGCGATCGAGGGCGACTCGACCATCACCAGGACGGGCGAACTCGTCGGCTCCATCGACTACCTGGCCCCCGAGCGGGTCCGGGGCAGCGATCCCGGGCCGGCCTCCGACCTGTGGTCCCTGGGCGCCACCCTCTACTCGGCGGTGGAGGGGAACTCGCCGTTCCGGCGCACGTCGCCGCTGTCCACGATGCAGGCCGTGGTGACCGAGGAACACCCGCCCGCCCCGCACGCCGGAGCGCTGGAACCCGTCATCTCCGCGCTGCTGCGCAAGGAGCCCGAGCACCGGCCGCCGGCCGACGAGGCCGAGCGGATGCTGCTGGAGGCGGTGGAGGGGCGCCGGCCCCGAGCGGCGCAGGCGTATGTGCCGACACGGGCGGTGGAACCGGAGGCCCGGTGGGCGGCGACCGCGCCGCTCACCGGGCCGACGCCCGCACCCGTCCCCGCGACCTCCGCGCCGAAACGTTCCGGCGTCTGGCGCCGGGCGCTGCTCGTGGCGGTCCTCGCCGCCGTGGCGGGCGGCGGCGCCGGATTCCTCGCCCTGCGGTACGGAACCGGTGGCGGGAGCCCCACCACCGACGACGCCGGATTCTCCGCCCCGTCCGCGGGCTCCACTCCGAAGCCCGCGGACGGGGAGAAGTGGCGGCGGGTACGGGACCCCGAGGGCTTCAGCCTGCTCGTACCAGAGGGCTGGGCGCGCCAGCGGAACGGCGACCAGATCGACTACACGCCCGACAACGGCCGCCGGCTCATCCGCATCAGCATCGACGCGACGCCCGATTTCGAGAACCCGTACATGCACATGCTCGACGTCGAGAAGACCGTCAGGAAGCGACTGCCGGAGTACGAGCGGGTGCGGCTCGACCAGAACACCTTCCGGGACCAGGAGAACTCCGCCCTGTGGGAGTTCACCTGGACCGAGACCAAGAACAACGCGGGGGAGCGGCGCGCCATCGACCAGGTCTACTACGGCGACGACGGCACCGAGTACGCGCTCTACATGTCCAGCCCGGCGGAGGAGTGGGCCACGACCCGGCAGCACTTCGACAGAATGGTGCAGAGCTTCGCGCCCTCGGCGGGTTGA
- a CDS encoding succinic semialdehyde dehydrogenase has protein sequence MTDSQAPAAQHTGALGTNPTAAAPAGARTAADVVTPEVVAQLTRGVVGSGRTANHTPFTGEKLADLPESTPEDVAEAFARARAAQSAWAATSPRARAAVLLRFHDLVLERQAEVLDLIQLETGKARLHAHEEVLAVAVAARHYGRKAPSYLRPKRHAGVVPVLTKTTELRQPRGVVGQIAPWNYPLELSVGDALPAFVSGNAVVMKPDTETALTALWARDLLIEAGLPAGVFQVVLGEGPVVGPEVVRHADYVSFTGSTRTGREVAQGAAARLVGVSLELGGKNAMLVLHDADIDKAAAGAVRACFSSAGQLCISIERLYVHESVADAFVERFAARTKAMRLGSALAYGADMGSLVGERQLETVKRHVEEAVAKGATLVAGGVHRTDIGPLFYEPTILDGVEAPMSVCTEETFGPVVSVYRFTDEDDVVEQANATPYGLNSSVWTRDGRRGHAVAARLRTGTVNINEGYAPAYGSVQSPMGGMKDSGLSRRHGSEGILKYTEAQTVAQQRLIPLAPSFGMDDEKYAAFMSTSLKVMKALRLR, from the coding sequence ATGACGGACTCGCAGGCCCCCGCCGCCCAGCACACCGGCGCCCTCGGCACCAACCCCACCGCCGCCGCCCCGGCCGGCGCGCGCACCGCCGCCGACGTGGTCACCCCCGAGGTGGTCGCCCAGCTCACCCGGGGCGTCGTCGGTTCCGGCCGCACCGCCAACCACACCCCGTTCACCGGGGAGAAGCTGGCAGATCTGCCCGAGTCCACGCCCGAGGACGTGGCCGAGGCCTTCGCCCGCGCCCGGGCCGCCCAGTCCGCCTGGGCCGCGACCTCCCCGCGCGCCCGCGCCGCCGTGCTGCTGCGCTTCCACGACCTGGTCCTGGAGCGTCAGGCCGAGGTGCTGGACCTCATCCAGCTGGAGACCGGCAAGGCCCGTCTGCACGCCCACGAGGAGGTCCTGGCCGTCGCCGTGGCCGCCCGCCACTACGGCCGGAAAGCGCCTTCCTATCTGAGGCCCAAGCGGCACGCCGGTGTCGTTCCCGTCCTCACCAAGACCACCGAACTGCGCCAGCCGCGCGGGGTGGTCGGCCAGATCGCCCCCTGGAACTACCCCCTGGAGCTGTCGGTCGGCGACGCGCTCCCCGCGTTCGTCTCCGGCAACGCCGTCGTGATGAAGCCCGACACCGAGACCGCGCTCACCGCGCTCTGGGCCCGTGACCTGCTGATCGAGGCAGGGCTCCCGGCAGGTGTCTTCCAGGTCGTCCTCGGCGAGGGACCGGTCGTCGGCCCCGAGGTCGTGAGGCACGCCGACTACGTCTCGTTCACGGGATCCACCCGCACCGGCCGGGAGGTCGCCCAGGGCGCCGCAGCCCGTCTCGTCGGCGTCTCCCTCGAACTCGGCGGCAAGAACGCCATGCTGGTGCTGCACGACGCCGACATCGACAAGGCCGCGGCCGGCGCCGTCCGGGCCTGTTTCTCCTCCGCCGGGCAGCTCTGCATCTCCATCGAGCGGCTGTACGTGCACGAGTCGGTCGCCGACGCGTTCGTGGAGCGCTTCGCGGCCCGAACGAAGGCCATGCGGCTGGGCAGTGCCCTCGCGTACGGCGCCGACATGGGGTCCCTGGTCGGCGAGCGCCAGCTGGAGACGGTCAAGCGGCATGTCGAGGAGGCCGTCGCCAAGGGCGCCACCCTCGTCGCGGGCGGCGTCCACCGCACCGACATCGGCCCGCTGTTCTACGAGCCGACCATCCTCGACGGGGTCGAGGCGCCGATGTCCGTCTGCACCGAGGAGACCTTCGGCCCCGTCGTCTCGGTCTACCGGTTCACGGACGAGGACGACGTCGTCGAGCAGGCCAACGCCACCCCGTACGGCCTCAACTCCAGCGTCTGGACCAGGGACGGCAGGCGAGGCCACGCGGTCGCCGCCCGGTTGCGCACGGGCACCGTCAACATCAACGAGGGTTATGCGCCCGCCTACGGCAGCGTGCAGTCGCCGATGGGCGGCATGAAGGACTCCGGTCTGAGCCGGCGTCACGGCTCCGAGGGCATCCTCAAGTACACCGAGGCCCAGACCGTGGCGCAGCAGCGGCTGATCCCGCTCGCCCCGTCCTTCGGCATGGACGACGAGAAGTACGCGGCGTTCATGAGCACGTCGCTGAAGGTGATGAAGGCCCTGCGGCTGCGCTAG
- a CDS encoding GMC family oxidoreductase, whose translation MSEDFPAHEPGDRGESDADSAYDYDVVVVGSGFGGSVSALRLTEKGYRVGVLEAGRRFTRETLPKNSWDLRNYLWAPALGLFGIQRIHLLGNVMVLAGAGVGGGSLNYANTLYVPPAPFFDDPQWKDITDWQDELKPYYDQAKRMLGVRLNPTMTPSDVHLKATAQAMGVGDTFHMAPVGVFFGDGRDAVGEDGTGTPKAEPGAEVPDPYFGGAGPSRRACTECGECMTGCRHGAKNTLNENYLHLAERAGAVIHPMTSVVTVREDSRGGFEVGTVPSDGRRKGGGRTFTARRVVVAAGTYGTQTLLHRMKDDGLLPRLSARLGELTRTNSEAIVGAQTDNRRYRKRHGKDRVDFTRGVAITSSIHPDASTHIEPVRYGKGSNAMGVMTVLQVPYSSRPVLAWLANCARHPWRTVRALSNRRWAERSIIGLVMQSLDNSLTTYRKPKGVGKGLLTARQGHGAPNPGQIPEATRAATLLAEEINGFAGSNIGELIGTPLTAHFLGGCPIGASAETGVIDPYHRLYGHPGISVVDGASVSANLGVNPSLTITAQAERAMSFWPNKGESDPRPEQGVAYERLAPVAPKAPAVPADAFGALNLPFLGMPAVPPKSS comes from the coding sequence ATGTCCGAGGACTTCCCTGCCCACGAACCGGGTGACCGGGGCGAGAGCGACGCGGATTCCGCGTACGACTACGACGTCGTCGTCGTCGGCTCGGGCTTCGGCGGCTCGGTCTCCGCGCTGCGTCTCACCGAGAAGGGCTACCGCGTCGGCGTCCTGGAGGCGGGCCGCCGCTTCACCCGGGAGACCCTGCCGAAGAACTCCTGGGACCTGCGCAACTACCTCTGGGCTCCGGCGCTCGGCCTCTTCGGCATCCAGCGCATCCATCTGCTGGGCAATGTGATGGTGCTGGCCGGCGCCGGAGTCGGTGGCGGCTCGTTGAACTACGCCAACACGCTCTACGTGCCGCCCGCGCCGTTCTTCGACGATCCGCAGTGGAAGGACATCACGGACTGGCAGGACGAGCTGAAGCCCTACTACGACCAGGCCAAGCGCATGCTCGGGGTACGGCTCAACCCGACCATGACCCCGTCGGACGTCCATCTGAAGGCCACCGCACAGGCGATGGGCGTCGGCGACACCTTCCACATGGCCCCCGTCGGCGTCTTCTTCGGCGACGGCAGGGACGCGGTCGGCGAGGACGGCACCGGCACGCCGAAGGCCGAGCCCGGGGCCGAGGTCCCGGACCCGTACTTCGGCGGGGCCGGGCCCTCGCGCCGCGCCTGCACGGAGTGCGGCGAGTGCATGACGGGCTGCCGCCACGGCGCCAAGAACACGCTGAACGAGAACTACCTGCACCTCGCCGAGAGGGCGGGAGCCGTCATCCACCCCATGACGTCGGTGGTCACGGTGCGTGAGGACTCCCGCGGCGGCTTCGAGGTCGGCACCGTCCCCAGCGACGGCCGGCGCAAGGGCGGCGGCCGTACGTTCACGGCCCGGCGGGTCGTCGTCGCGGCCGGCACGTACGGCACCCAGACCCTCCTGCACCGGATGAAGGACGACGGGCTGCTGCCGCGCCTCTCCGCCCGGCTGGGCGAACTGACCCGCACCAACTCCGAGGCCATCGTCGGGGCCCAGACCGACAACCGGCGCTACCGCAAGCGCCACGGCAAGGACAGGGTGGACTTCACCCGGGGCGTCGCGATCACGTCCTCGATCCACCCGGACGCCAGCACCCACATCGAGCCGGTCCGCTACGGCAAGGGCTCGAACGCGATGGGCGTCATGACCGTCCTCCAGGTTCCGTACAGCTCCCGGCCCGTCCTGGCCTGGCTCGCCAACTGCGCCCGGCACCCGTGGCGCACCGTCCGGGCGCTCTCCAACCGCCGCTGGGCGGAGCGGTCCATCATCGGACTCGTGATGCAGTCCCTGGACAACTCGCTGACGACGTACCGCAAGCCCAAGGGCGTCGGCAAGGGCCTGCTCACCGCCCGCCAGGGGCACGGAGCCCCGAACCCCGGCCAGATCCCCGAGGCCACGCGCGCCGCGACGCTCCTCGCCGAGGAGATCAACGGCTTCGCCGGATCCAACATCGGCGAACTGATCGGCACCCCGCTCACCGCCCACTTCCTCGGCGGCTGCCCCATCGGCGCCAGTGCGGAGACCGGCGTCATCGACCCGTACCACCGCCTGTACGGCCACCCCGGCATCTCGGTCGTCGACGGCGCCTCGGTGTCCGCGAACCTGGGTGTGAACCCGTCCCTGACGATCACGGCCCAGGCCGAGCGAGCGATGTCCTTCTGGCCCAACAAGGGCGAGTCCGACCCGCGCCCCGAACAGGGCGTCGCCTACGAACGCCTGGCTCCGGTCGCGCCCAAGGCCCCCGCCGTCCCGGCGGACGCCTTCGGAGCCCTGAACCTGCCGTTCCTCGGCATGCCGGCGGTCCCGCCGAAGTCGTCCTGA
- a CDS encoding serine/threonine-protein kinase, with protein sequence MTNDGGRANEPTSYALRPPQAPQPAGPPQSGPRQSGPGTPYRVPTQQVTGTPAAPADPETGRVIGGRYRLVSRLGHGGMGTVWRAHDEVVDRDVAVKEPRLPEHLGERERENVHLRMQREARAAARIDHPSVVTMHDVVMEDGKPWIVMELVRGQSLGDRLQEGTLDVREAARIGLAVLGALSAAHEAGVLHRDVKPDNVLLGRGDRVVLTDFGIAQVEGEQGLTETGAFVGSPEYIAPERVLGQRPGPESDLWSLGVVLYAAVEGMSPYRRSHTPATLQAVLSAEPQVPARASGAFGTLVMQLLRKDPAARPTAAEIRSTLEAVARPPQPSLDATRAYGTGTAAGSGGSRWVPPVLHRNRPAQWGLLGGLLAVALAATAVVVDPFGGDELPEGWKVRPESEILAADVAVPEEYERTEFDGGFAVNYRDPSGVFSVYLERVGAGDEDTTVEVLEPRKEVWKDWYAKGGENGREIKDADVGTRDVTHQGAKSFETTVDFLFYGDSEEDAVRYRWHELVVPGKDEVHWRLRVQMPSEGAARQDGEQIFTNVVKHLQIQGL encoded by the coding sequence ATGACGAACGACGGGGGACGGGCGAACGAGCCCACCAGTTACGCACTCCGCCCGCCGCAGGCGCCGCAGCCTGCCGGGCCGCCGCAGTCCGGACCGCGGCAGTCCGGTCCCGGTACGCCGTATCGGGTGCCGACCCAGCAGGTGACCGGCACACCGGCGGCGCCTGCCGACCCGGAGACCGGACGTGTCATCGGCGGGCGCTACCGGCTTGTCTCCCGCCTCGGGCACGGCGGCATGGGCACCGTCTGGCGCGCGCACGATGAGGTCGTCGACCGGGACGTCGCGGTCAAGGAGCCGCGTCTCCCCGAGCACTTGGGCGAGCGGGAGCGCGAGAACGTCCATCTGCGCATGCAACGCGAGGCCCGCGCCGCCGCCCGGATCGACCACCCCTCGGTCGTCACCATGCACGACGTCGTCATGGAGGACGGCAAGCCGTGGATCGTCATGGAGCTGGTGCGCGGTCAGTCCCTCGGCGACCGGCTGCAGGAGGGAACGCTGGACGTGCGCGAGGCCGCGAGGATCGGCCTCGCCGTCCTCGGCGCGCTGTCCGCCGCGCACGAGGCGGGCGTGCTGCACCGCGACGTGAAGCCCGACAACGTCCTGCTGGGGCGCGGTGACCGGGTCGTGCTCACCGACTTCGGCATCGCCCAGGTCGAGGGCGAGCAGGGTCTCACCGAGACCGGCGCGTTCGTCGGCTCGCCCGAGTACATCGCCCCGGAGCGGGTGCTGGGCCAGCGGCCGGGCCCGGAGTCGGACCTGTGGTCGCTCGGCGTGGTGCTGTACGCGGCCGTCGAGGGCATGTCCCCGTACCGGCGCTCGCACACCCCTGCCACGCTTCAGGCCGTACTCTCCGCGGAACCCCAGGTCCCGGCGCGTGCTTCCGGCGCCTTCGGCACGCTGGTGATGCAGTTGCTGCGCAAGGACCCGGCGGCCCGGCCGACCGCTGCGGAGATCCGCTCCACGCTGGAGGCCGTGGCCCGCCCGCCCCAGCCCTCCCTCGACGCGACCCGTGCGTACGGCACCGGGACCGCGGCCGGGAGCGGCGGCTCCCGCTGGGTGCCGCCGGTCCTGCACCGCAACCGCCCGGCGCAGTGGGGACTCCTCGGCGGCCTCCTCGCGGTCGCGCTCGCCGCCACCGCCGTCGTCGTCGACCCCTTCGGCGGCGACGAACTGCCGGAGGGCTGGAAGGTGCGCCCGGAGAGCGAGATCCTCGCGGCGGACGTGGCCGTGCCGGAGGAGTACGAACGGACCGAGTTCGACGGCGGCTTCGCCGTCAACTACCGCGACCCCAGCGGGGTGTTCTCGGTCTACCTGGAGCGCGTCGGGGCCGGAGACGAGGACACCACCGTGGAGGTCCTCGAGCCCAGGAAGGAGGTGTGGAAGGACTGGTACGCGAAGGGCGGCGAGAACGGCAGGGAGATCAAGGACGCCGACGTCGGCACCAGGGACGTCACACACCAGGGCGCGAAGTCCTTCGAGACCACGGTCGACTTCCTGTTCTACGGGGACAGCGAGGAGGACGCCGTCCGCTACCGCTGGCACGAACTGGTCGTGCCCGGAAAGGACGAGGTGCACTGGCGGCTGAGGGTCCAGATGCCCTCGGAGGGAGCCGCCCGGCAGGACGGGGAGCAGATCTTCACGAATGTCGTGAAGCACCTGCAGATCCAGGGTCTGTGA